The following proteins are encoded in a genomic region of Bosea beijingensis:
- a CDS encoding ABC transporter substrate-binding protein — MKPALLALAAALALGNLAVTAAPATAQSVLKIGLQDDPDTLDPVSNWSFVGRHVLQSLCDKIVDIDDTGKIIPMLAESWEWSPDSTVLTLKLRKDAVFHDGTPVDAASIKYNLERALTSGISRRKAEISAIKTVEAVDATTVKINLKEPSVPLLAALSDRAGMIISPAAGAKLGDKFTDAPVCSGPYKFLERIVQDRIVLEKFPQYYDAAKYQFDRLIYRGMPDSNVRLLNLRSGQLDLIERLAATDVEAVKKDKALAVDPVVGLGYYGITFSIGGDGANLDAGKKAAIREAFSLAIDRQAISNVVFDGQASTGNQPFPPSSPFYDKTFPVPARDLAAAKKKMAEAGVKSVDLELLVPTDAERQQVAQLIQAMVQEIGIKVSIKPTELMTLLDIARQGKFQAHLVGWSGRVDPDLNVTPMLSCGAATNDAKYCNEQLDAILAKARSLGDVEARKAEYAKATAILLKDLPIVYLYHSQWIFAHNSALTGFKPAPDGIIRLTNVSRKK; from the coding sequence ATGAAACCAGCATTGCTCGCTCTCGCCGCGGCCCTTGCCCTCGGCAACCTCGCGGTAACGGCGGCTCCCGCCACCGCTCAATCCGTTCTGAAGATCGGCCTGCAGGACGATCCGGATACGCTCGACCCTGTCTCCAACTGGAGCTTCGTCGGCCGCCATGTCCTGCAGTCGCTTTGCGACAAGATCGTCGACATCGACGACACCGGCAAAATCATCCCAATGCTCGCGGAAAGCTGGGAATGGAGTCCGGACAGCACCGTGCTGACGCTGAAGCTGCGCAAGGACGCCGTCTTCCATGACGGCACGCCGGTGGACGCCGCGTCGATCAAGTACAATCTGGAGCGTGCGCTCACCTCCGGCATCTCGCGCCGCAAGGCCGAGATCAGCGCGATCAAGACCGTCGAGGCCGTCGATGCAACGACCGTCAAGATCAACCTCAAGGAGCCGTCGGTTCCGCTGCTCGCCGCGCTCAGCGATCGCGCCGGCATGATCATCAGCCCGGCGGCGGGCGCCAAGCTCGGTGACAAGTTCACCGATGCGCCGGTCTGCTCCGGCCCCTACAAATTCCTGGAGCGCATTGTCCAGGACCGCATCGTCCTCGAGAAGTTCCCGCAATATTATGATGCGGCGAAATATCAATTCGACCGCCTGATCTATCGCGGTATGCCGGATTCCAACGTCCGCCTGCTCAACCTGCGCTCCGGCCAGCTCGACTTGATCGAGCGCCTGGCCGCAACCGACGTCGAAGCGGTCAAGAAGGACAAGGCGCTCGCTGTCGATCCCGTGGTCGGCCTCGGCTATTACGGCATCACCTTCAGTATCGGCGGCGACGGCGCCAATCTCGACGCCGGCAAGAAGGCCGCGATCCGCGAAGCCTTCAGCCTCGCGATCGATCGCCAGGCGATCAGCAATGTCGTCTTCGACGGCCAGGCCAGCACCGGCAACCAGCCGTTCCCGCCGTCCAGCCCGTTCTACGACAAGACCTTCCCGGTCCCGGCCCGTGACCTCGCCGCCGCCAAGAAGAAGATGGCCGAGGCTGGCGTGAAGTCGGTCGATCTCGAACTGCTGGTCCCCACCGATGCCGAGCGCCAGCAGGTCGCCCAGCTCATCCAGGCGATGGTGCAGGAGATCGGCATCAAGGTCTCGATCAAGCCGACCGAATTGATGACGCTGCTCGACATCGCCCGCCAGGGCAAGTTCCAGGCCCATCTCGTCGGCTGGAGCGGCCGTGTCGACCCCGACCTCAACGTCACGCCGATGCTCTCCTGCGGCGCCGCGACGAACGACGCCAAGTATTGCAACGAGCAGCTCGACGCGATCCTGGCGAAGGCCCGCTCGCTCGGCGACGTCGAGGCGCGCAAGGCCGAATACGCCAAGGCGACCGCGATCCTGCTCAAGGACCTGCCGATCGTCTATCTCTACCACTCGCAATGGATCTTCGCGCACAACTCGGCGCTCACCGGCTTCAAGCCGGCGCCGGACGGCATCATCC
- a CDS encoding gamma-glutamyltransferase family protein: MTFTTRPELRGTFGAVSSTHWLASTVGMSILEKGHTAFDAAVATGFVLQIVEPHLNGPAGEVPIIVTPAGAETPIVISGQGPSPSGATVAYFKGLGLDIIPGTGLLAACIPGAFGAWLTLLRDYGTAELEDVLAPAIYYARTGHPLVPRIARTIGEMRELFETHWPSSAELYLPGGVAPQSGKLFRNPQIAALYQQILDHAKSGKNREARINAALDFWYRGPVAERIEKFCATEEVWDVSGRHHKGLITAQDMADYQPVVEKPVSVTYGDYEVFKCGPWSQGPVLLQMLQILKGTDIADLDPMSADFVHLVVEATKLAMADRDSWYGDNSDVPIKALLSSGYADIRRALITGAASMEVLPGTPDGRNPNLPPLRKVGTIAQPGLGGGEPTVREAKLPNDRQGEPALTREGAQRGDTVQVSAVDRWGNMVSATPSGGWFQSSPVIPGLGFSLTTRAQMFWLEEGLNSTLAPSKRPRTTLTPSTVYRDGKPYMAFGTPGGDQQDQWQLIMLLRHLHKGMNLQEAIDAPSFHTDHLASSFWPREISYGAVTLESRFPEAVREDLAARGHKITVGDAWSEGRLSAVAREMDGDVQLIKAGANPRGVQGYAVAR, encoded by the coding sequence ATGACATTCACGACGCGACCGGAACTCAGGGGCACATTCGGGGCGGTGTCCTCGACCCACTGGCTGGCTTCGACCGTCGGCATGTCCATCCTGGAAAAGGGGCACACGGCTTTCGACGCGGCGGTCGCCACCGGCTTCGTCCTCCAGATCGTCGAGCCGCATCTCAACGGCCCTGCCGGCGAAGTGCCGATCATCGTCACGCCGGCCGGCGCCGAGACGCCGATCGTGATCTCCGGCCAGGGCCCCTCGCCGTCCGGGGCGACCGTCGCCTATTTCAAGGGCCTCGGCCTCGACATCATTCCGGGCACCGGCCTGCTCGCCGCCTGCATCCCCGGCGCCTTCGGCGCCTGGCTGACCCTGCTGCGCGACTACGGCACGGCCGAACTCGAGGACGTGCTCGCACCGGCGATCTACTACGCCCGTACCGGCCATCCGCTGGTGCCGCGCATCGCCCGGACGATCGGCGAAATGCGCGAGCTTTTCGAAACCCACTGGCCGAGCTCGGCTGAGCTGTACTTGCCCGGCGGCGTCGCGCCCCAGTCCGGCAAGCTGTTCCGCAATCCGCAGATCGCGGCGCTCTACCAGCAGATTCTGGATCACGCGAAATCCGGCAAGAACCGGGAGGCACGCATCAATGCGGCTCTCGACTTCTGGTATCGCGGGCCGGTCGCCGAGCGGATCGAGAAGTTCTGCGCGACGGAGGAGGTCTGGGACGTCTCGGGCCGCCATCACAAGGGCCTGATCACCGCCCAGGACATGGCCGATTACCAGCCGGTGGTCGAGAAGCCGGTCTCCGTGACCTATGGCGACTACGAGGTCTTCAAATGCGGGCCGTGGTCGCAAGGCCCCGTGCTGCTGCAGATGTTGCAGATCCTCAAGGGCACCGATATCGCCGATCTCGACCCGATGAGCGCCGATTTCGTCCATCTCGTCGTCGAGGCGACCAAGCTCGCGATGGCCGATCGCGATTCCTGGTATGGCGACAATTCCGACGTGCCGATCAAGGCGCTGCTCTCCTCCGGCTATGCCGACATCCGGCGCGCGCTGATCACGGGAGCGGCGTCGATGGAGGTGCTGCCCGGCACACCCGATGGCCGCAATCCAAACCTGCCGCCGCTGCGCAAGGTCGGCACCATCGCGCAGCCTGGCCTCGGCGGCGGCGAGCCGACCGTCCGCGAGGCCAAGCTGCCGAACGACAGGCAGGGCGAGCCGGCATTGACCCGCGAAGGCGCGCAGCGCGGCGACACCGTGCAGGTGAGCGCCGTCGATCGCTGGGGCAACATGGTCTCGGCGACGCCGTCGGGCGGCTGGTTCCAGTCGAGCCCCGTCATTCCCGGCCTCGGCTTCAGCCTGACCACGCGCGCGCAGATGTTCTGGCTAGAAGAGGGGCTGAACTCGACCCTGGCGCCGTCGAAGCGGCCGCGCACGACCCTGACGCCATCCACCGTCTATCGCGACGGCAAGCCCTACATGGCCTTCGGCACGCCCGGCGGCGACCAGCAGGACCAGTGGCAGCTCATCATGCTGCTGCGCCATCTGCACAAGGGCATGAATCTGCAGGAAGCGATCGATGCTCCATCCTTCCACACCGACCATCTCGCCTCATCCTTCTGGCCGCGCGAGATCAGCTACGGCGCCGTGACGCTCGAATCCCGCTTCCCGGAGGCGGTTCGCGAGGACCTGGCGGCGCGGGGGCACAAGATCACGGTCGGCGACGCCTGGTCGGAAGGGCGTCTCTCGGCGGTCGCGCGCGAGATGGACGGGGACGTGCAGCTCATCAAGGCCGGCGCCAATCCACGCGGCGTCCAGGGTTACGCGGTCGCCCGCTGA
- a CDS encoding GntR family transcriptional regulator: MSEISAATRKSRSDFIAEQLEEAVINGAFPAGARLDEASIALQFGVSRTPVREALHILCGRGWAEREPFKGVVVTQISAERIDEMFEAMAELEATCGRLASHRMTMSERGELESLHRRMNVLAEEGDNDTYNDLNTRFHNLLFQGSHNSDLIAVAQTLRLKLAPFRKFQLKDKGRIKQSCREHQRIVDAILDQDAKAAESALRRHLVSAAQEVLSRRQRQEDETVAATTS, encoded by the coding sequence ATGTCGGAGATATCCGCCGCCACCCGGAAAAGTCGCAGCGATTTCATCGCTGAACAGCTCGAAGAGGCTGTCATCAACGGCGCGTTTCCTGCCGGCGCACGGCTCGACGAAGCATCGATCGCCCTGCAGTTCGGCGTCTCGCGCACACCTGTCCGCGAGGCATTGCATATCCTGTGCGGGCGAGGATGGGCTGAGCGCGAACCCTTCAAGGGCGTGGTCGTGACGCAGATCTCGGCGGAGCGCATCGACGAGATGTTCGAGGCGATGGCCGAGCTTGAAGCGACATGCGGCCGGCTGGCCTCGCATCGGATGACGATGAGCGAACGCGGCGAACTCGAAAGTCTGCACCGCCGGATGAACGTGCTCGCCGAAGAGGGCGACAACGACACCTACAACGACCTCAACACGCGGTTCCACAACCTGCTTTTCCAGGGCAGCCACAACAGCGACCTGATCGCCGTCGCCCAGACCCTCCGATTGAAACTGGCGCCGTTCCGCAAGTTCCAGCTCAAGGACAAGGGGCGGATCAAGCAGTCCTGCCGCGAGCACCAGCGGATCGTCGATGCGATTCTGGATCAGGACGCCAAGGCCGCCGAAAGCGCGCTGCGCCGCCATCTCGTCTCGGCAGCGCAGGAAGTCCTGAGCCGGCGGCAGCGGCAGGAAGACGAAACCGTCGCTGCAACCACCTCCTGA
- a CDS encoding SgcJ/EcaC family oxidoreductase gives MSDAADVDAIRTMIATMQAAWNRGDFHGYMAGFANPDVVFVSRGRIQKDWQATLDHYIADYGGAPGSQGQLAFTNIRVEMLAPDAAQLISDYRLVRAAGNQTGVNTRLMRKRDNKWVIALNHVSQIEDRDSKG, from the coding sequence ATGTCCGATGCGGCCGACGTGGATGCCATCCGCACAATGATCGCCACCATGCAGGCGGCCTGGAACCGCGGCGACTTCCATGGCTACATGGCGGGCTTCGCCAATCCCGATGTCGTCTTCGTCTCGCGCGGGCGCATCCAGAAGGACTGGCAGGCGACGCTCGACCATTACATCGCCGATTATGGCGGCGCGCCCGGTTCGCAAGGGCAGCTCGCCTTCACGAATATCCGCGTCGAGATGCTGGCGCCGGATGCCGCCCAACTGATCAGCGATTACAGGCTGGTGCGCGCCGCCGGCAACCAGACCGGCGTCAACACGCGCCTGATGCGCAAGCGCGACAACAAGTGGGTCATCGCGCTCAATCACGTCTCCCAGATCGAGGATCGCGACAGCAAGGGTTGA